A DNA window from Kitasatospora atroaurantiaca contains the following coding sequences:
- a CDS encoding protein jag: MTEGTTSAVEAVAEAEAATGAGAADSLVSRLEQEGDIAADYLEGLLDIADLDGDIDMDVEGDRALVSIVGEGNDRALQRLVGQDGEVLEALQELTRLAVHRETGERSRLMLDIAGFRARKRSELAALGTKAAEQAKSTGEQVKLRPMTPFERKVVHDAVAAAGLRSESEGEEPQRCVVVLPA, translated from the coding sequence GTGACGGAAGGCACCACCTCTGCTGTCGAGGCCGTGGCCGAGGCCGAGGCTGCGACCGGCGCGGGCGCCGCTGACAGCCTCGTCTCCCGCCTGGAGCAGGAGGGCGACATCGCAGCCGACTACCTGGAGGGTCTGCTCGACATCGCGGACCTCGACGGTGACATCGACATGGATGTGGAGGGCGACCGTGCCCTGGTGTCCATCGTCGGTGAGGGCAACGACCGCGCCCTGCAGCGTCTGGTCGGCCAGGACGGCGAGGTGCTGGAGGCCCTGCAGGAGCTGACCCGGCTGGCCGTTCACCGGGAGACCGGTGAGCGCAGCCGCCTCATGCTGGACATTGCGGGGTTCCGGGCGCGTAAGCGGTCCGAGCTCGCGGCGCTGGGCACCAAGGCGGCCGAGCAGGCGAAGAGCACGGGCGAGCAGGTGAAGCTCCGTCCGATGACGCCGTTCGAGCGCAAGGTCGTCCACGACGCCGTGGCCGCGGCAGGTCTGCGCAGTGAGTCGGAGGGCGAGGAGCCCCAGCGCTGTGTGGTCGTGCTGCCGGCCTGA
- the yidC gene encoding membrane protein insertase YidC yields the protein MTWSFLNPLYTAVSWIIVQFHSLYSHVFDPNGGWAWGLAIASMVVVIRICLIPLFVKQIKATRAMQAIQPKMKAIQERYKNDKQRQSEEMMKLYKEAGTNPFSSCLPILVQAPFFTALYGVLASVADNKPIGVIKGDLLNSAQQAHIFGAPLSATFLGSTETSVKVVTAVMIILMSLSQFITQRQLMTKNMDLTVKTPFMQQQKMLMYVFPIMFAVMGINFPVGVLVYWLTTNVWSMGQQLIVIRNNPTPGSKAWDERQARLKKAGRLNPDGSVKKAGLLSIISGGGGGKSAAATAEQTVEESVQVRRQQPRKLTKAQRQHAGVHPQGAAQPTSLTKEPEPQDAVPAESGAAGKAAGKPVAKQTPAKQTTAKSGARQQPKRGGQQGGQRPKKKS from the coding sequence CCTGTACACCGCGGTGTCCTGGATCATTGTCCAGTTCCACTCGCTGTACAGCCACGTCTTCGACCCGAACGGCGGTTGGGCCTGGGGTCTCGCGATTGCCTCCATGGTGGTCGTCATCCGGATCTGTCTGATCCCGCTTTTCGTGAAGCAGATCAAGGCGACCCGGGCCATGCAGGCGATCCAGCCGAAGATGAAGGCCATCCAGGAGCGCTACAAGAACGACAAGCAGCGCCAGTCCGAAGAGATGATGAAGCTGTACAAGGAGGCGGGTACCAACCCGTTCTCCAGCTGCCTTCCCATCCTCGTGCAGGCGCCGTTCTTCACCGCTCTCTACGGTGTGCTGGCCTCCGTCGCCGACAACAAGCCGATCGGTGTCATCAAGGGCGACCTGCTGAACAGTGCGCAGCAGGCGCACATCTTCGGTGCTCCGCTGTCGGCCACCTTCCTGGGCTCCACCGAGACGAGCGTCAAGGTCGTCACTGCGGTGATGATCATCCTGATGTCGCTGTCGCAGTTCATCACGCAGCGCCAGCTGATGACGAAGAACATGGACCTCACGGTCAAGACCCCGTTCATGCAGCAGCAGAAGATGCTGATGTACGTGTTCCCGATCATGTTCGCCGTGATGGGCATCAACTTCCCGGTCGGTGTGCTGGTCTACTGGCTGACCACCAACGTCTGGTCGATGGGTCAGCAGCTGATCGTCATCCGCAACAACCCGACGCCGGGCAGCAAGGCCTGGGACGAGCGGCAGGCCCGCCTGAAGAAGGCCGGACGGCTCAACCCGGACGGCAGCGTCAAGAAGGCCGGGCTGCTCTCGATCATCTCCGGTGGTGGCGGCGGCAAGAGCGCCGCTGCGACGGCGGAGCAGACGGTGGAGGAGTCCGTTCAGGTCCGCCGCCAGCAGCCGCGGAAGCTGACCAAGGCCCAGCGTCAGCACGCGGGTGTCCACCCGCAGGGCGCCGCCCAGCCGACCAGCCTGACCAAGGAGCCCGAGCCGCAGGATGCGGTTCCGGCGGAGTCGGGTGCCGCGGGCAAGGCGGCCGGCAAGCCGGTGGCCAAGCAGACCCCGGCCAAGCAGACCACGGCCAAGTCGGGCGCGAGGCAGCAGCCGAAGCGAGGCGGGCAGCAGGGCGGCCAGCGGCCGAAGAAGAAGTCCTGA